Proteins co-encoded in one Dyadobacter sp. CECT 9275 genomic window:
- a CDS encoding type I restriction endonuclease subunit R, which yields MRTSNLLLFENNEAFHQMLTDGIDVKFSIGDGKTRTDKVWLVDFGAPENNEFLAVNQLTIVENHVNKRPDIVLFVNGLPLVVLEIKNAPNEKADIRAAFNQLQTYKQVIPSLFTYNAFMIVTDGWFAKAGTLSSDYSRFMEWKTADGINIVDTETTPEMEPMLQGLLNKKTLLDVIRHFIVYERAKEQTIKKIAAYHQYYAVNKAIESTIRASAVPAFNSFAEPPAKYGKQDVTEQFPGDKRAGVVWHTQGSGKSLSMVFYAGKLVLAPEMNNPTVVILTDRNDLDQQLYETFTACSQLLRQTPVQAGTRDDLKNLLSVASGGVVFTTIQKFMPEEQGGKYPQLSNRSNVVVIADEAHRSQYDFIDGFAKHMRDALPNASFIGFTGTPIEKEDKNTKSVFGNYIDVYDIQQAVKDGATVRIYYESRLAKIELSEADQEILDARVEEVTEDDELTDKQKRFAKWTSKEAVLGSEKRLKQVALDLIMHFETRIESAEGKGMIVSMSRRTCVELHKQIILLRPDWYDSADDKGVIKVIMTGSASDPLDWQEHIRNKPRRKAIGDRLKDPSDPLKLVIVRDMWLTGFDAPVLHTLYIDKPMNGHNLMQAIARVNRVFGDKPGGLVVDYIGIAQDLKKALAIYTEANGKGKLTFDQSEAVDKMLDLYEIVVQLFGTFDYRKYFALQPREKLNFILEASNYILGLKDEDGVTGKKRFNYHVGRLSQAFGLVGTTEEAKEIRNDLAFFQAIKARFSKFDENKKKKSNEEIETAIRQIINDAIISNEVIDVFDAAGINKPSIEILNDDFLEQIKGMPRKNLALELLKRLLNDELKMRSATNLVQSRKFSEMLADAVKRYQSGLIEAAQVMDELLQLAKDIREADKRGEKLNLRQDELAFYDALADNPTAETILGDDTLKAIAHELVDSVRRNTSIDWQLKESVQAKLRVLVKRILRKYKYPPDDPATGEYNVSVNKVLSQAELLADFWTNQA from the coding sequence ATGCGTACTTCCAACTTGCTACTCTTCGAAAACAATGAAGCCTTCCACCAGATGCTTACGGATGGAATCGATGTGAAATTCAGCATTGGCGACGGCAAAACAAGAACGGATAAAGTTTGGCTTGTTGATTTTGGAGCACCGGAAAACAATGAGTTTCTGGCTGTGAATCAGCTTACGATTGTAGAAAATCATGTCAACAAACGGCCTGATATTGTGCTGTTTGTGAATGGTTTACCGCTTGTTGTTTTGGAAATTAAGAATGCCCCTAACGAAAAAGCGGATATCAGGGCGGCTTTTAACCAATTGCAGACTTACAAGCAGGTAATTCCTTCGCTGTTTACCTATAATGCATTTATGATTGTGACCGATGGCTGGTTTGCGAAAGCCGGTACATTGAGCAGTGATTACAGCCGTTTTATGGAATGGAAAACCGCCGACGGAATCAATATCGTCGATACGGAAACCACTCCGGAAATGGAACCCATGTTACAGGGTTTGCTGAATAAGAAAACACTGCTGGATGTGATCCGCCACTTCATCGTTTATGAAAGAGCAAAAGAACAGACGATCAAGAAAATTGCCGCCTATCACCAATACTATGCAGTAAACAAAGCCATAGAAAGCACGATACGCGCATCTGCTGTTCCTGCATTTAATTCCTTCGCGGAGCCGCCAGCTAAATACGGAAAACAGGATGTTACGGAGCAGTTTCCCGGAGATAAGCGCGCCGGCGTGGTGTGGCACACGCAGGGAAGTGGAAAGAGCCTGAGTATGGTGTTTTATGCAGGCAAGCTTGTGCTGGCACCGGAAATGAACAATCCAACGGTGGTAATCCTGACGGACCGGAATGATCTGGATCAGCAATTGTATGAAACCTTTACCGCCTGCTCGCAATTACTTCGCCAGACACCGGTACAAGCGGGAACGCGTGACGATCTGAAAAACCTGCTCAGCGTAGCATCAGGTGGTGTTGTTTTTACGACGATCCAGAAGTTTATGCCCGAGGAACAAGGCGGGAAATATCCGCAGCTCAGTAACCGCAGCAATGTGGTAGTAATCGCAGACGAGGCGCACCGCAGCCAGTACGATTTCATTGACGGTTTTGCCAAACACATGCGCGATGCTTTGCCAAATGCTTCGTTCATTGGCTTTACGGGAACGCCCATTGAAAAGGAAGACAAAAACACGAAATCTGTTTTCGGAAATTACATCGACGTATATGATATACAGCAAGCTGTAAAAGATGGGGCGACGGTAAGGATTTATTACGAAAGCCGCCTTGCCAAAATAGAGCTGAGCGAAGCGGATCAGGAGATACTGGATGCCCGGGTGGAGGAAGTAACGGAAGACGATGAGCTAACAGACAAACAGAAACGCTTTGCAAAATGGACCAGTAAAGAGGCAGTTTTAGGTAGTGAAAAGCGGCTTAAACAAGTGGCGCTTGATCTCATTATGCATTTTGAAACGAGAATTGAGTCCGCCGAGGGAAAAGGAATGATTGTGAGCATGAGCCGGAGAACCTGCGTGGAATTGCACAAGCAGATCATCCTGCTTCGTCCCGATTGGTATGACAGCGCCGATGATAAAGGTGTAATAAAAGTGATTATGACCGGCTCAGCGAGTGACCCATTGGATTGGCAGGAGCATATCAGAAACAAGCCGCGCAGAAAAGCCATTGGTGACAGGCTAAAAGATCCATCGGATCCATTGAAGCTGGTGATTGTACGGGATATGTGGCTGACCGGTTTTGATGCTCCCGTGCTGCATACTTTGTATATCGACAAACCCATGAACGGGCACAACCTGATGCAGGCTATCGCAAGGGTGAATCGTGTTTTCGGTGACAAGCCGGGCGGATTGGTGGTCGATTACATTGGCATTGCCCAGGATCTTAAAAAGGCGCTGGCGATTTATACGGAAGCGAACGGAAAAGGCAAACTCACCTTTGATCAATCAGAGGCTGTGGATAAAATGCTGGACTTGTATGAGATTGTGGTACAGCTATTTGGCACATTTGATTATCGCAAATATTTTGCTTTGCAGCCAAGGGAAAAGCTGAATTTCATCCTGGAAGCTTCCAATTACATTCTCGGCTTGAAAGATGAGGATGGGGTAACTGGTAAAAAGCGGTTTAATTATCATGTCGGGCGTTTGAGCCAGGCCTTCGGATTGGTAGGGACTACGGAAGAAGCGAAGGAAATCAGAAATGACCTTGCATTTTTTCAGGCTATCAAAGCCCGCTTTTCGAAATTTGACGAAAACAAAAAGAAAAAAAGTAATGAAGAAATTGAAACAGCAATCCGTCAGATCATCAACGATGCCATCATCTCCAATGAGGTAATTGATGTATTTGACGCTGCTGGAATCAACAAGCCGTCGATTGAAATCCTGAATGATGATTTTCTGGAACAGATTAAGGGAATGCCCCGTAAAAATCTGGCGCTGGAGTTATTGAAAAGGTTGTTAAATGACGAATTGAAAATGCGCTCTGCGACTAATCTGGTACAAAGCCGCAAGTTTTCAGAAATGCTTGCTGATGCTGTAAAGCGTTATCAAAGCGGGCTTATAGAAGCGGCGCAAGTGATGGATGAATTGCTTCAACTTGCAAAAGATATCAGGGAAGCCGATAAACGCGGAGAAAAGCTAAACCTGCGGCAAGATGAATTGGCTTTTTACGATGCATTGGCAGATAACCCGACAGCGGAGACTATTCTGGGTGACGACACACTGAAAGCCATTGCACATGAACTGGTCGACAGTGTGCGGAGAAACACAAGTATTGATTGGCAGCTAAAAGAAAGTGTTCAGGCAAAATTGCGTGTGCTGGTCAAGCGTATTTTGAGAAAGTACAAATATCCGCCGGATGATCCCGCAACAGGAGAATATAATGTGTCAGTTAATAAAGTATTAAGCCAGGCGGAACTGCTTGCTGATTTTTGGACCAATCAAGCCTAA